From Paenibacillus sp. PL2-23:
AAGCCGCCGGTAATGAGCACACCCGCGCCTTGCTCCAGCGCGCAGCGATGCGCGGATACCCGGTTGCCTACAATAAGCAGGCTGCCCTCATCGATATAGCGCAGCATGGCGTCGAGCTCCATCGCTCCAATAACAAATTTATGCAAGGATTTGTCCAGGCCCTCGACACCGCCGAACAGCCGTCCGTCCACGATCTGGGCCACCTCGCCGAACGTCAGCTGATCAATCGCACCCCTTCGCTTGCGGTCGATCCGCACGGTCCCGATCCGCTCCTTCGTGCTGACCAGACCGGAGGCCTCCGCCTCCTTGAATGCCTTGTAGACGGTTCCTTCACTTACGCCAAGCGACTTCGCAATCGCTCGCACCGAAATTTTGGTCCCGATCTTGAGGCTTTGGATATGCTGCAGAATCTGCTCATGCTTCGTGCCACTCTCATTATCCTGGCTGTGATTGGACGCCAACCTGCTCCTCCTCCTTCTCTATATGTACAGTATAGAGCAAGGCCGTACTTTCCGGAAATCATTATAGAGCAAGGCCGTACTTTCCGGAAATCATTTCCCCCATTGCACTGACTACCAATGATATTCGACCGACTCTATCTTCAGCTCGGCATCCACGGCCTCACCGCTTCTCCCTATGAGCTTCTGCTTCCTGAGCAGCTGCGTAAGTGTGCCAGGGTTGATGCCTGTCTCAGCTCCGCGTACAATAAACTGCTGCCAGTCGTAGTCGATCGGCACTCGGTATTTGACCTTGTGAATCGGATATTCCACAATAACAATTTGTTGCCGGGGAATCGCTTCGTAAACACTCGAGAACAACAAAAATCCGCTTTCGCTGAATGGCCGCTCGATTGGTTCTGTCTCCAGCTGCAAGAAGTATTCTACCGTCTGCGACCGTACATTGACCGTGCAGTTGAACGAGCCGCTGGCTATCGCTCTCTTCACATGCCGATGCGAGAAGCGGTAAGTGAAGGATACCGTAACCTTAACATGGCAATAATAGGATCTAACATTGCGATAAAACTCGAATTCTTCTACCATTTCCCCTCACTCACCTCCTCCCACTTTACCCATTCCACTAGTCTATCACAATTGCATATTTATGTAATTATAATCATGAACACCCTTTTTCGTCAATGACTATAGTCACTATTTTATAACGTTTCTATATAACGTTGTTGCTATAGCGGGAACACTCTATCTTTAGGCTGAGGTGAAAAAATGAGCGACATCGTACAAAGAGTAGGCGAAAATATCCGCATTCTGCGCAAAGCCAAGGGGCTGAGCCAGGAGCAGCTGGCGCTCCGGTCGGATATTAACGCTTCTTATATGGGGCAGATCGAGCGAGGAGATAAAAATCCGACCATCGACGTGCTGGGCAAGGTCGCCGCCGCTCTGAACACCCCTCTTGAGGAGCTCGTGAACCTGCGCGACCTTTCGCCTGTGGACGACAAGGCCAAGGACGACGGGGAGGCAACGCGGTACGCGGAGAAAATCGCTATCCAGCTGCAAGGCTTGAACGTCAGGGAGCAGGAAGCCGTCTACAAATTGGTCAAGCAATTTGTGCAATTTAAGGAATTGCAATAAGAAATCCACTATTGAAGCCTCTCGGTGATGAGCAACCACGCTTATATAGTCAGGATATATCGCCTTAACGAAAATCTAATGTGGCAATTAAAACTTGCTAGAGATGCCTGCCAGACGTACGGAGTCCTGCAAGCTGCATGCGGTAATTGCCAGACTTTATACGCTGGAGCAATCGGAGCTTGCCACTACAGGGGCAGGATACTGGATACTGGATACTTGAGAAGTAATATACTTTTTTACGAGGTAGATAAAAGGGGAGTCAGCCGAAGTGCCACTTTGAACGATATTTCGTTCAAGTTCGGCACTTGGGGCACGCTACTGCGTCACTTTGAACGATATTTCGTTCAAGTTCAGCGCTCGGGGTACGCTACTGCGTCACTTTGAACGATATTTCGTTCAAGTAAAACTCCAACGACTTCTCTAACGGAATTGTCTCAAAATCTAGACTGCGTGGGAATACATCTTCTTGTTTGACGCTTACTTTTGAGATATGATGAGGCCGGGGATACATGGACATGTGCGGCGGGTCGAAACTGCTGTTTCGTTGAATCCAAGAAGTGACGGAAAAAGAACTACCGAGGATTCCAGCGCATTCTGCTTCGAGACCTGACGACGGTAAGTCTACTGATCGGTTGACTTTCGCACGCCCACAATCTACTTAAGAAGGCGGCTACAGGCCAAAAACCAAAAATAGCGGTGCAGGATAGCCCCTCAAGCACAGCTATTTTTCACTTTGATACATTTTCATTGGCTGTCTATTGTGTAATTGTGTCTGATAACCTACTTTTGGGACAGCCTCTTTGGAGAAATAGTTACATCATTCATGCAAGATTTTTTTTGCGACTTCTCGGCAGTCTTCAATAGAATTTGTGAACTCTTTACCGAATGAATATTT
This genomic window contains:
- a CDS encoding helix-turn-helix transcriptional regulator, producing the protein MSDIVQRVGENIRILRKAKGLSQEQLALRSDINASYMGQIERGDKNPTIDVLGKVAAALNTPLEELVNLRDLSPVDDKAKDDGEATRYAEKIAIQLQGLNVREQEAVYKLVKQFVQFKELQ